In one Rhopalosiphum padi isolate XX-2018 chromosome 3, ASM2088224v1, whole genome shotgun sequence genomic region, the following are encoded:
- the LOC132924628 gene encoding sentrin-specific protease 1-like isoform X2 has translation MDSSDDQLDNTYQNICPIVSDKGIDLYMELITQRIRYFVYAFKTGFYLDLYQKGYDGVKDITNYVDIFSKRKLFIPICMGEIKEECLDLKVWSLVYVDFTQKFIKYYDSSGEQGTECLKLIMNYLVQEILEKKKRKKKVFNPNGWSLINVKDCPQQKHHYDNSIFVCMFVEYLSRDAPLDFSKKEIQKFCEQLEEEIGIDHLTKFVQVTEIY, from the coding sequence ATGGATTCCAGTGATGATCAGCTCGATAatacttatcaaaatatatgtCCTATTGTATCTGATAAAGGAATAGACTTGTATATGGAGCTAATCACACAACGTATCCGCTATTTTGTGTATGCTTTCAAAACAGGATTTTATTTAGATCTATATCAAAAAGGATATGATGGAGTTAAGGATATTACAAATTATGTTGATATATTCTCAAAAAGAAAACTATTTATCCCTATTTGTATGGGAGAAATAAAAGAAGAATGTTTAGACCTAAAGGTGTGGTCTTTGGTTTATGTCgattttacacaaaaatttattaaatattatgatagctCCGGAGAACAAGGTAcggaatgtttaaaattaataatgaattacttGGTACAagaaatacttgaaaaaaaaaaaagaaaaaaaaaagtttttaatccAAACGGTTGGTCATTAATAAATGTGAAAGATTGCCCACAGCAAAAGCATCATTATGATAACtcaatatttgtttgtatgttTGTCGAATACTTATCAAGAGATGCTCCATTAGacttttcaaaaaaagaaatacaaaaatTCTGTGAACAACTTGAAGAAGAAATTGGTATTGATCATTTAACAAAATTTGTACAAGTAActgaaatatattaa
- the LOC132924628 gene encoding sentrin-specific protease 1-like isoform X1 — MLGYFVDIKLYRKAKSVAEPFAYEEYRRKKIREKIESERTNRDQVQVESRSMDSSDDQLDNTYQNICPIVSDKGIDLYMELITQRIRYFVYAFKTGFYLDLYQKGYDGVKDITNYVDIFSKRKLFIPICMGEIKEECLDLKVWSLVYVDFTQKFIKYYDSSGEQGTECLKLIMNYLVQEILEKKKRKKKVFNPNGWSLINVKDCPQQKHHYDNSIFVCMFVEYLSRDAPLDFSKKEIQKFCEQLEEEIGIDHLTKFVQVTEIY, encoded by the exons ATGCTCGGATATTTTGTGGATATAAAATTGTACAGAAAAGCTAAATCTGTCGCAGAACCATTTGCATATGAAGAATATCGTAGGAAAAAGATAAGAGAAAAAATTGAATCTGAAAGAACTAATCGTGACCAAGTTcaa gtTGAAAGTAGAAGTATGGATTCCAGTGATGATCAGCTCGATAatacttatcaaaatatatgtCCTATTGTATCTGATAAAGGAATAGACTTGTATATGGAGCTAATCACACAACGTATCCGCTATTTTGTGTATGCTTTCAAAACAGGATTTTATTTAGATCTATATCAAAAAGGATATGATGGAGTTAAGGATATTACAAATTATGTTGATATATTCTCAAAAAGAAAACTATTTATCCCTATTTGTATGGGAGAAATAAAAGAAGAATGTTTAGACCTAAAGGTGTGGTCTTTGGTTTATGTCgattttacacaaaaatttattaaatattatgatagctCCGGAGAACAAGGTAcggaatgtttaaaattaataatgaattacttGGTACAagaaatacttgaaaaaaaaaaaagaaaaaaaaaagtttttaatccAAACGGTTGGTCATTAATAAATGTGAAAGATTGCCCACAGCAAAAGCATCATTATGATAACtcaatatttgtttgtatgttTGTCGAATACTTATCAAGAGATGCTCCATTAGacttttcaaaaaaagaaatacaaaaatTCTGTGAACAACTTGAAGAAGAAATTGGTATTGATCATTTAACAAAATTTGTACAAGTAActgaaatatattaa